TTGCCCAAATATAACAGCTCAATCTATCGATTATATAAACGCAAATTCAGAAAATTTACACACTTTAGTATTTCGTGGAAATTCTATGATTATTCCACTAACACTTACTGGTAAGAGCTCTTCGTTATCTATTTTTGGTTAAATAACTACGAATTTAATACCAATGACTCCTGGATATAAGTTTTTTAATTGTATAGTTTTAAAACCGGAATGTTTTaccatttaaatattgacaaataatacataataaaaaatattgctCTCACCAAATGAAGAAAATTATTTCTATTTGTTTTCTATTTGGAATTTCATTATTTACATTAGTATCTTAAAACTCATTTattaaaattgttattataattaattatcAATACAATTAAACATATTGAAGTTCATACATCATATATAATGTGTGAAATTTTAAGCCTGAGATACCGCAGTCAGATATTCTTATCCCCACTTAAATTTGGTTAagctatttctaaaagataGTAGTAGcactttgttatttatattttcTAGTAATATCCTAGCATACAAAGTCTGCCAAACTTGATTATGTTGTTTACCATTTAAACTTTGCTTTACATTGTTATTTACTTTCAAGTATATAATTTCCCAGTTACGTTACTATTGAGATTAACTACAAATGTACTATACagttaattatatttttaaaattaatatatatgatgtatttgtatgtataaagtatatttaaataatttttaaatttttctCTTTAATTGTTAGACTACCAGACACAAGGATATGTGTTTAAAACACCAAATTTACGAACCTTGGCTTTAGAGTGCGTTCGAATCTGTGCTCCGGAATATAATATACTTTTATCTAGATTAACAAATTTAACACATCTGGATTTGTCGAATAGTTTTGGTGTGGGCACTTTTGATTTTTTTCATTTGGTCCCCAACTTAGTGTCATTAGTTCtatataatgttaatattaCTTCTCAAGCACCAGCTTTTGTTAACAATATTTGTCACTTGAAAAATTTAaggtaattatttatttatttcttatcataTCAGATCATTCCACAAGTAATGTAAATATACTtagatattaaaaaataatgaaaagaaAATTGGAAAATGTATTAAAACACGAATTAAAAAATTGCTAGAAGAACAGTGGATAAACAATGGATCTTGATAATTTACTTAAtcaataaattattttattgcaTTCTTTCTCTCTAAAATTGAAAAGTATCTGCATTATGTGTGGGATGAGAGTTAGTAAcaaaataaattattatattcaaaatttgtAAGTTATAGTTTTTGCGATTAGGCATTtggacatttctcaaatcaaacCACAGGATGGAGTATTTACAAACCCTGATGCAATCTTATCTGATATAGTAAATGGTTTGCCTCAACTAATTTCTTTGGACATTAGTGGCACAAATTTAGCAGGAGTAGACATAGTAGACCGTGGAATGCAAACAGCTGAGCATTCCTTCTATTCTGACATATATAATAGCAATCTTTGTGATATACCAGGTTTAATTTCAAGAGTGGATAGACCTTTACAATTTTTGGGACTCTATGGTGCAAATGATGCACCTTGCAGACGACGTAATATTCCAGCAAAATTGGTAAATAATGgaagttatacatatatatacacataacaTAGTAGATTTGCAGAACTTATATACATATCATAgtgatttaagaaaaattcttAAAAAGCTATTAAGTTTTTAAGTACAATGCAATTAGAAAACAGTAATCATTCAGATGAACATTTTATATGTTGCAGTGAAACataatttatttttcattttataaTCATTATACATTTTTAAATGATAGATTGCAGGAAACGCGAATGAAGATCAAATACTGGTTGCAGCTCATGTTTATATGAATAACAAGGAAAATTTAATGTTAAGAGTAATGAGCGACTTATATCACATGTATAGATATGAAAACTGTCACAGAATGGATCAAGCACTTTGTGCAGTATTAGAAGCTATGGAAAAGTATCCTACTCAGAAAGATATACAGATATCTGGAAGGTATAACAACATAATGATCtactaaaataaatatacatattaaataatttaatacaaTACATATTGTTTATACTTATAGTGCAGCATTATTTTATAtcgtaaaaatgaaagaaaagggCGAACTAGAAGCCAGATTAAAAAAGAGAATTGTTCGTACCCTTCTTGTTGGAATGtgtatacataaaaatgaggaaAGTATGATGCGCAATGGTTGTCTAACGTTATACCAATTCCGATTACCGCAAGATGTAGTATGTATCACAATTGTCGCTTAAGAAGGTATTCGTTTGAATTAGATCAAATGAATCGACTTTTTCCTCTCTTCTTCATTAATACGAAAATCATTAAGTATTCTACTGTAAGAATTTTTAAGAAATTCGAagtattaacaaatttatatagttttatatacataaatattataaatatttagcaTGAAAGAAATACTtcataaaaattattaattttggTCGAATACCCTCTTAATAGCAATATCAGTCatgttataaaatatattatcaaatataaaaatcttctcGTTTCAATTATTACTTATGTTTTACTAGATGTCACACTATGAATCATTGGTGAAACTACTTTTGCATTTAGCTAAACATGCAGTACAAGAAAGTTATGTACAACGTATTGGAATATTCCTTTTGGGTACATTGGCATGTAAAGTCTCGGGCAGAGAGAAGCGTCTGTTAGGAAATTTAGGTTGTATTAAAACGATGCTTGAATTAATACAATACAGAGTGGAGTCTCGAATATTTGATGACGTTATGGAAGTAGCATGGTCAACTATGTGGAACGTAACTGATGAAACTCCTATAAATTGCCAACGATTTTACGAAGAAAACGGCATGGTGTTATTTTATAGATGTGTGATGGTATatgttattaattttatttaccaTAATGAAAAACTTCTAAATTCTATGGTCTTacacattttatttttatagcaATATCCTCGTAAGGAAGAGCTATTAAAAAATATGATGGGATTACTTGGTAATGTGGCTGAAGTACAAAGTCTTAGAGTAAATCTAATGCTACAACCATACATGATTGTTTTTACAAATTTAATACGCACTGTTCGTGAAAGCATCGAGGTGTTTTATAATCATATATTAATAAgtgtattaattaataatatacatTCGTTCGTTGACATATGCAAAGTATTCATTCCACGTGATTTCTGTACatgcaatttttattttgttcACAGTAAAAATGTTATAATGAATAGCAAACCGCGTAAATCCAAGAACGAATGTATATAATAATTGTATTTTTATAATAGTTACAGTAGTTTTTCTGCTGTTAGGTACCATATAATGCTGTTGGTATATTAGCTCATATAGCTTCCGATGGTGTTGACGCATGGACAATAAGAAGACCCACTCGTAATGCAGTTCTTGAACTTATGGTTGAAGCAATTGAACGATGGGACATATCTTCAGAACGTAACATTAATTACCGTTCATTTCTACCATTATTACGCTTAGTAGATATATATCACACACCTCAATGTCAACATTGGGCAGTCTGGGCTCTTGCTAATCTTACAACTGTTTACCGTAAGTGTATACTACAAAATTTAATTTTGTTTTAAGCACAATAATTTTCTTTCTCCTAAAAAATTCGTAAATAAGTTAAATTTAGAGTGAAAATGCAATATGTTTTactaaaattattatttctttAACAGCACATAAATACTGCATATTAGTTATACGAGAAGGAGgccttgaaaaattaaatactttAATCGCAGATCCAAGACCGTACGAGCGTATAAAAGAGCTTGCTCATATTGTAATTGAAAATTGCTGTCATTATAGTAGCAATTCCAATGACATGAATATTGATTCACCTTTAGATGAAGACTACATATACAGTTCGGACGGTTGAAAATTGACTATCATTATTATAATTTAAACGTAACACCGTTAAAAGTAGAGTGTTTTATATCTGTGAAAAAATTCTATTATAGAAATGCGAGTAAGATTATAACAACATGTGCTGAAATGTTTGTATGTTTGTTTGCTAAATTGTAAATTTTAAACTAAATGCTCAAACAAATCTTACTCGTACTTTCACATAAACATTTCATtgcatattttatttattacatgTTCTGAAATATGTCATGGACAATGCGTGCAAATATATTAATGTACTAATAATGGCTGACAGAaggatattaattaattaacataAAATATTTTTGATGCCCATAATTGATTGGTATAAGGTGATACCGAAATTCAAACACATTTTTGGTTAATGTAAATAGCCACGCTGTTTTATAGATAAGAACAAACTAGAATTAGACTGaaattatacttatctgtttaaataataataacggATTTAGGTTTGACATATTAAgtttacattaagtttcttacATCTCTGTGTGTATTCTTTGTAGATATTTGTATCATAAATGACATTTTCAGTTATCATCAAAGTTTATTTGATGTGAAAGAAacttaaaataaaacaaatcatattaaaacTTTATGTAAATAAAACTAATCAGATGAAATAAGATGAATTAGGTTTACAAATTTATACATCTCTAAGTACTGAATTAATAACGATGCTGTTATCAACTAAAAATTAAGTCGCGTAAAACGTATATTATTAACTTACACTAAATTTATAGATTTCAGTTAACTTACATAACTTTGACAAGAATCTGCGTGAATTATGACTTAGTAATTGTTATCGTAATCGTTATGTAACATTAATGTACGCGTGTAATAAACTGCAAGATTTCTTGATTAATGTATAACTGTTTTATGTCTAGCACAATGATGTAGAAAATTAATATGTTAATTCTTTATCCTTTGTCAAACCTATTATTTTTATCATATAGAcaattatcatatattttactttaacaTTTGATAAAATATTAATCTTTTATCATATATATGCGTGTATAGAATACAGAATACAAGTATAACGGTCTAGTAAAAAAtatgtaattaat
The window above is part of the Xylocopa sonorina isolate GNS202 chromosome 3, iyXylSono1_principal, whole genome shotgun sequence genome. Proteins encoded here:
- the LOC143433549 gene encoding protein zer-1 homolog produces the protein MADLDDLFHLDQYVGPESLAELCFQVICKNLDIISVKDKHGYRNLLKGVVFPSEICDKLIEYVLRNEPNEDHNSFFTIFKNVWITKLKRVKVVGSNMTDSSVQILTNHKLVKLELTDCPNITAQSIDYINANSENLHTLVFRGNSMIIPLTLTDYQTQGYVFKTPNLRTLALECVRICAPEYNILLSRLTNLTHLDLSNSFGVGTFDFFHLVPNLVSLVLYNVNITSQAPAFVNNICHLKNLRHLDISQIKPQDGVFTNPDAILSDIVNGLPQLISLDISGTNLAGVDIVDRGMQTAEHSFYSDIYNSNLCDIPGLISRVDRPLQFLGLYGANDAPCRRRNIPAKLIAGNANEDQILVAAHVYMNNKENLMLRVMSDLYHMYRYENCHRMDQALCAVLEAMEKYPTQKDIQISGSAALFYIVKMKEKGELEARLKKRIVRTLLVGMCIHKNEESMMRNGCLTLYQFRLPQDVMSHYESLVKLLLHLAKHAVQESYVQRIGIFLLGTLACKVSGREKRLLGNLGCIKTMLELIQYRVESRIFDDVMEVAWSTMWNVTDETPINCQRFYEENGMVLFYRCVMQYPRKEELLKNMMGLLGNVAEVQSLRVNLMLQPYMIVFTNLIRTVRESIEVPYNAVGILAHIASDGVDAWTIRRPTRNAVLELMVEAIERWDISSERNINYRSFLPLLRLVDIYHTPQCQHWAVWALANLTTVYPHKYCILVIREGGLEKLNTLIADPRPYERIKELAHIVIENCCHYSSNSNDMNIDSPLDEDYIYSSDG